One genomic region from Bubalus kerabau isolate K-KA32 ecotype Philippines breed swamp buffalo chromosome 7, PCC_UOA_SB_1v2, whole genome shotgun sequence encodes:
- the PCDH7 gene encoding protocadherin-7 isoform X4: MLRMRTMGWARAWCLGCCLLLPLSLSLAAAKQLLRYRLAEEGPADVRIGNVASDLGIVTGSGEVTFSLESGSEYLKIDNLTGELSTSERRIDREKLPQCQMIFDENECFLDFEVSVIGPSQSWVDLFEGRVIVLDINDNTPTFPSPVLTLTVEENRPVGTLYLLPTATDRDFGRNGIERYELLQEPGGGGGGGGGEGRRAGPADSAPYPGGGGNGGSGSGPGGSKRRLDAPEAGGGTSPGGRSSVFELQVADTPDGEKQPQLIVKGALDREQRDSYELTLRVRDGGDPPRSSQAILRVLITDVNDNSPRFEKSVYEADLAENSAPGTPILQLRAADLDVGVNGQIEYVFGAATESVRRLLRLDETSGWLSVLHRIDREEVNQLRFTVMARDRGQPPKTDKATVVLNIKDENDNVPSIEIRKIGRIPLKDGVANVAEDVLVDTPIALVQVSDRDQGENGVVTCTVVGDVPFQLKPASDTEGDQNKKKYFLHTSAPLDYETTREFNVVIVAVDSGSPSLSSNNSLIVKVGDTNDNPPVFGQSVVEVYFPENNIPGERVATVLATDADSGKNAEIAYSLDSSVMGIFAIDPDSGDILVNTMLDREQTDRYEFKVNARDKGVPVLQGSTTVIVQVADKNDNDPKFMQDVFTFYVKENLQPNSPVGMVTVMDADKGRNAEMSLYIEENSNIFSIENDTGTIYSTMSFDREHQTTYTFRVKAVDGGDPPRSATATVSLFVMDENDNAPTVTLPRNISYTLLPPSSNVRTVVATVLATDSDDGINADLNYSIVGGNPFKLFEIDSTSGVVSLVGKLTQKHYGLHRLVVQVNDSGQPSQSTTTLVHVFVNESVSNATVIDSQIARSLHTPLTQDIAGDPSYEISKQRLSIVIGVVAGIMTVILIILIVVMARYCRSKNKNGYEAGKKDHEDFFTPQQHDKSKKPKKDKKNKKSKQPLYSSIVTVEASKPNGQRYDSVNEKLSDSPSMGRYRSVNGGPGSPDLARHYKSSSPLPTVQLHPQSPTAGKKHQAVQDLPPANTFVGAGDNISIGSDHCSEYSCQTNNKYSKQMRLHPYITVFG, from the exons atGCTGAGGATGCGGACCATGGGATGGGCGCGCGCCTGGTGTCTGGGCTGCTGTCTCCTCTTGCCGCTCTCGCTCAGCCTAGCGGCCGCCAAGCAACTCCTCCGGTACCGACTGGCCGAGGAGGGCCCAGCAGACGTCCGCATCGGCAACGTCGCCTCGGACTTGGGCATCGTGACCGGCTCCGGTGAGGTGACTTTCAGCCTCGAGTCGGGCTCAGAGTACCTGAAGATCGACAATCTCACCGGCGAGCTGAGTACGAGCGAGCGGCGCATTGACCGCGAGAAACTGCCCCAGTGTCAGATGATCTTCGACGAAAACGAGTGCTTCTTGGACTTCGAGGTCTCGGTGATCGGGCCCTCGCAGAGCTGGGTGGACCTGTTCGAGGGTCGGGTCATCGTGCTCGACATCAACGACAACACGCCCACCTTCCCGTCACCCGTGCTCACGCTCACGGTGGAGGAGAACCGGCCGGTGGGCACTCTATACCTGCTGCCCACCGCCACCGACCGGGACTTCGGCCGCAACGGCATTGAGCGCTACGAGCTGCTACAGGAGcccgggggcggcggcggcggcggcggcggcgagggcCGGCGCGCCGGGCCTGCCGACAGCGCCCCCTACCCCGGGGGCGGCGGGAACGGCGGGAGCGGCAGCGGCCCCGGGGGCtctaagaggaggctggacgcgcCAGAAGCCGGCGGCGGGACCAGCCCGGGCGGACGCAGCAGCGTGTTCGAACTGCAGGTGGCCGACACCCCGGATGGCGAAAAGCAGCCGCAACTGATCGTGAAGGGGGCGCTGGACCGCGAACAGCGCGACTCCTACGAACTGACCCTGAGGGTGCGCGACGGTGGCGACCCGCCTCGCTCCTCTCAGGCCATCCTGCGGGTGCTCATCACCGACGTGAACGACAACAGCCCCCGCTTCGAGAAGAGCGTGTATGAGGCTGACCTGGCCGAGAACAGCGCCCCGGGGACCCCTATCCTGCAGCTGCGTGCCGCCGACCTGGACGTGGGGGTCAACGGGCAGATTGAATACGTGTTCGGGGCGGCTACCGAGTCCGTGCGGCGGCTGCTGCGCCTAGACGAGACGTCCGGCTGGCTCAGTGTCCTGCACCGTATAGACCGCGAGGAAGTGAATCAGCTGCGCTTCACGGTCATGGCCCGCGATCGCGGGCAGCCTCCCAAGACAGACAAAGCCACGGTGGTCCTTAATATCAAGGACGAGAACGATAATGTGCCGTCCATTGAAATCCGCAAGATCGGGCGTATCCCACTCAAGGACGGGGTGGCCAACGTGGCCGAGGACGTTCTGGTGGACACCCCCATCGCCCTGGTACAGGTGTCTGACCGAGACCAAGGCGAGAATGGAGTGGTCACCTGCACCGTGGTGGGCGACGTGCCCTTCCAGCTCAAGCCGGCCAGTGACACAGAGGGCGACCAGAACAAGAAAAAGTACTTCCTGCACACCTCGGCCCCTTTGGACTAtgagaccaccagggagttcaACGTGGTCATAGTAGCGGTGGACTCGGGCAGCCCCAGTCTCTCCAGCAACAACTCCCTGATTGTCAAGGTGGGAGACACCAATGACAACCCGCCTGTCTTTGGCCAGTCAGTGGTGGAGGTGTACTTTCCTGAGAACAACATCCCCGGAGAGAGGGTAGCCACGGTGCTGGCTACAGACGCGGACAGTGGGAAAAACGCTGAAATCGCCTACTCGCTGGACTCTTCCGTGATGGGGATCTTTGCCATCGATCCCGATTCTGGGGACATCCTCGTCAATACCATGCTGGACCGCGAGCAGACTGACAGGTACGAGTTTAAAGTTAACGCCAGAGACAAAGGCGTCCCCGTGCTACAGGGCAGCACCACAGTGATTGTTCAGGTGGCTGACAAGAATGACAATGACCCTAAGTTCATGCAGGACGTCTTTACTTTTTATGTGAAAGAAAATTTACAGCCCAACAGCCCCGTGGGAATGGTCACAGTGATGGATGCTGACAAGGGGCGCAATGCAGAGATGAGCCTATACATAGAGGAGAACAGTAACATTTTTTCCATTGAAAATGACACGGGGACTATTTACTCCACGATGTCTTTTGACAGAGAACATCAGACCACATACACTTTCAGAGTCAAAGCTGTGGATGGGGGAGATCCCCCCAGATCTGCAACAGCCACTGTCTCTCTCTTTGTGATGGATGAGAATGACAATGCTCCCACTGTCACCCTTCCCAGAAATATTTCCTACACTTTACTGCCACCTTCAAGTAACGTCAGGACAGTAGTAGCTACGGTGTTGGCAACAGACAGTGATGATGGCATCAATGCAGACCTTAACTACAGCATTGTGGGAGGGAATCCCTTCAAGCTGTTTGAGATTGATTCCACCAGTGGTGTGGTTTCCTTAGTGGGAAAACTCACCCAAAAGCATTATGGCTTGCACAGGTTGGTGGTGCAAGTGAATGACAGTGGGCAGCCTTCCCAGTCTACCACGACTCTGGTGCATGTGTTTGTCAATGAAAGTGTTTCTAATGCAACTGTGATTGACTCCCAGATAGCCAGAAGCTTGCACACCCCACTCACCCAGGATATAGCTGGTGACCCAAGCTATGAAATTAGCAAACAGAGACTCAGTATTGTCATTGGGGTGGTTGCTGGAATTATGACTGTGATTCTAATCATCTTAATTGTAGTGATGGCAAGATACTGcaggtcaaaaaataaaaatggctatGAAGCCGGCAAAAAAGATCATGAAGACTTTTTTACACCCCAACAGCATGACAAATCTAAAAAACCTAAAAaggacaagaaaaacaaaaaatctaagCAGCCACTCTACAGCAGCATTGTCACTGTAGAAGCTTCTAAACCAAATGGACAGAGGTATGATAGTGTCAATGAGAAGCTGTCAGACAGCCCAAGCATGGGCCGATACCGATCAGTTAATGGTGGGCCTGGCAGTCCTGACCTGGCCAGGCATTACAAATCTAGTTCCCCCTTGCCTACTGTCCAGCTTCACCCccagtcaccaactgcaggaaAAAAACACCAGGCCGTACAAGATCTACCACCAGCCAATACATTTGTGGGAGCAGGAGACAACATTTCAATTGGATCAGATCACTGCTCTGAGTACAGCTGTCAAACCAATAACAAATACAGCAAACAG aTGCGtctacatccatacattactgtGTTTGGCTGA
- the PCDH7 gene encoding protocadherin-7 isoform X2 encodes MLRMRTMGWARAWCLGCCLLLPLSLSLAAAKQLLRYRLAEEGPADVRIGNVASDLGIVTGSGEVTFSLESGSEYLKIDNLTGELSTSERRIDREKLPQCQMIFDENECFLDFEVSVIGPSQSWVDLFEGRVIVLDINDNTPTFPSPVLTLTVEENRPVGTLYLLPTATDRDFGRNGIERYELLQEPGGGGGGGGGEGRRAGPADSAPYPGGGGNGGSGSGPGGSKRRLDAPEAGGGTSPGGRSSVFELQVADTPDGEKQPQLIVKGALDREQRDSYELTLRVRDGGDPPRSSQAILRVLITDVNDNSPRFEKSVYEADLAENSAPGTPILQLRAADLDVGVNGQIEYVFGAATESVRRLLRLDETSGWLSVLHRIDREEVNQLRFTVMARDRGQPPKTDKATVVLNIKDENDNVPSIEIRKIGRIPLKDGVANVAEDVLVDTPIALVQVSDRDQGENGVVTCTVVGDVPFQLKPASDTEGDQNKKKYFLHTSAPLDYETTREFNVVIVAVDSGSPSLSSNNSLIVKVGDTNDNPPVFGQSVVEVYFPENNIPGERVATVLATDADSGKNAEIAYSLDSSVMGIFAIDPDSGDILVNTMLDREQTDRYEFKVNARDKGVPVLQGSTTVIVQVADKNDNDPKFMQDVFTFYVKENLQPNSPVGMVTVMDADKGRNAEMSLYIEENSNIFSIENDTGTIYSTMSFDREHQTTYTFRVKAVDGGDPPRSATATVSLFVMDENDNAPTVTLPRNISYTLLPPSSNVRTVVATVLATDSDDGINADLNYSIVGGNPFKLFEIDSTSGVVSLVGKLTQKHYGLHRLVVQVNDSGQPSQSTTTLVHVFVNESVSNATVIDSQIARSLHTPLTQDIAGDPSYEISKQRLSIVIGVVAGIMTVILIILIVVMARYCRSKNKNGYEAGKKDHEDFFTPQQHDKSKKPKKDKKNKKSKQPLYSSIVTVEASKPNGQRYDSVNEKLSDSPSMGRYRSVNGGPGSPDLARHYKSSSPLPTVQLHPQSPTAGKKHQAVQDLPPANTFVGAGDNISIGSDHCSEYSCQTNNKYSKQPFRRVTFSVVSQPQDPHQGSLQSCYDSGLEESETPSSKSSSGPRLGALPLPEDNYERTTPDGSVGEAEHMENGVAAITTFPFLPFPHGKTHGRRVLLRPLH; translated from the coding sequence atGCTGAGGATGCGGACCATGGGATGGGCGCGCGCCTGGTGTCTGGGCTGCTGTCTCCTCTTGCCGCTCTCGCTCAGCCTAGCGGCCGCCAAGCAACTCCTCCGGTACCGACTGGCCGAGGAGGGCCCAGCAGACGTCCGCATCGGCAACGTCGCCTCGGACTTGGGCATCGTGACCGGCTCCGGTGAGGTGACTTTCAGCCTCGAGTCGGGCTCAGAGTACCTGAAGATCGACAATCTCACCGGCGAGCTGAGTACGAGCGAGCGGCGCATTGACCGCGAGAAACTGCCCCAGTGTCAGATGATCTTCGACGAAAACGAGTGCTTCTTGGACTTCGAGGTCTCGGTGATCGGGCCCTCGCAGAGCTGGGTGGACCTGTTCGAGGGTCGGGTCATCGTGCTCGACATCAACGACAACACGCCCACCTTCCCGTCACCCGTGCTCACGCTCACGGTGGAGGAGAACCGGCCGGTGGGCACTCTATACCTGCTGCCCACCGCCACCGACCGGGACTTCGGCCGCAACGGCATTGAGCGCTACGAGCTGCTACAGGAGcccgggggcggcggcggcggcggcggcggcgagggcCGGCGCGCCGGGCCTGCCGACAGCGCCCCCTACCCCGGGGGCGGCGGGAACGGCGGGAGCGGCAGCGGCCCCGGGGGCtctaagaggaggctggacgcgcCAGAAGCCGGCGGCGGGACCAGCCCGGGCGGACGCAGCAGCGTGTTCGAACTGCAGGTGGCCGACACCCCGGATGGCGAAAAGCAGCCGCAACTGATCGTGAAGGGGGCGCTGGACCGCGAACAGCGCGACTCCTACGAACTGACCCTGAGGGTGCGCGACGGTGGCGACCCGCCTCGCTCCTCTCAGGCCATCCTGCGGGTGCTCATCACCGACGTGAACGACAACAGCCCCCGCTTCGAGAAGAGCGTGTATGAGGCTGACCTGGCCGAGAACAGCGCCCCGGGGACCCCTATCCTGCAGCTGCGTGCCGCCGACCTGGACGTGGGGGTCAACGGGCAGATTGAATACGTGTTCGGGGCGGCTACCGAGTCCGTGCGGCGGCTGCTGCGCCTAGACGAGACGTCCGGCTGGCTCAGTGTCCTGCACCGTATAGACCGCGAGGAAGTGAATCAGCTGCGCTTCACGGTCATGGCCCGCGATCGCGGGCAGCCTCCCAAGACAGACAAAGCCACGGTGGTCCTTAATATCAAGGACGAGAACGATAATGTGCCGTCCATTGAAATCCGCAAGATCGGGCGTATCCCACTCAAGGACGGGGTGGCCAACGTGGCCGAGGACGTTCTGGTGGACACCCCCATCGCCCTGGTACAGGTGTCTGACCGAGACCAAGGCGAGAATGGAGTGGTCACCTGCACCGTGGTGGGCGACGTGCCCTTCCAGCTCAAGCCGGCCAGTGACACAGAGGGCGACCAGAACAAGAAAAAGTACTTCCTGCACACCTCGGCCCCTTTGGACTAtgagaccaccagggagttcaACGTGGTCATAGTAGCGGTGGACTCGGGCAGCCCCAGTCTCTCCAGCAACAACTCCCTGATTGTCAAGGTGGGAGACACCAATGACAACCCGCCTGTCTTTGGCCAGTCAGTGGTGGAGGTGTACTTTCCTGAGAACAACATCCCCGGAGAGAGGGTAGCCACGGTGCTGGCTACAGACGCGGACAGTGGGAAAAACGCTGAAATCGCCTACTCGCTGGACTCTTCCGTGATGGGGATCTTTGCCATCGATCCCGATTCTGGGGACATCCTCGTCAATACCATGCTGGACCGCGAGCAGACTGACAGGTACGAGTTTAAAGTTAACGCCAGAGACAAAGGCGTCCCCGTGCTACAGGGCAGCACCACAGTGATTGTTCAGGTGGCTGACAAGAATGACAATGACCCTAAGTTCATGCAGGACGTCTTTACTTTTTATGTGAAAGAAAATTTACAGCCCAACAGCCCCGTGGGAATGGTCACAGTGATGGATGCTGACAAGGGGCGCAATGCAGAGATGAGCCTATACATAGAGGAGAACAGTAACATTTTTTCCATTGAAAATGACACGGGGACTATTTACTCCACGATGTCTTTTGACAGAGAACATCAGACCACATACACTTTCAGAGTCAAAGCTGTGGATGGGGGAGATCCCCCCAGATCTGCAACAGCCACTGTCTCTCTCTTTGTGATGGATGAGAATGACAATGCTCCCACTGTCACCCTTCCCAGAAATATTTCCTACACTTTACTGCCACCTTCAAGTAACGTCAGGACAGTAGTAGCTACGGTGTTGGCAACAGACAGTGATGATGGCATCAATGCAGACCTTAACTACAGCATTGTGGGAGGGAATCCCTTCAAGCTGTTTGAGATTGATTCCACCAGTGGTGTGGTTTCCTTAGTGGGAAAACTCACCCAAAAGCATTATGGCTTGCACAGGTTGGTGGTGCAAGTGAATGACAGTGGGCAGCCTTCCCAGTCTACCACGACTCTGGTGCATGTGTTTGTCAATGAAAGTGTTTCTAATGCAACTGTGATTGACTCCCAGATAGCCAGAAGCTTGCACACCCCACTCACCCAGGATATAGCTGGTGACCCAAGCTATGAAATTAGCAAACAGAGACTCAGTATTGTCATTGGGGTGGTTGCTGGAATTATGACTGTGATTCTAATCATCTTAATTGTAGTGATGGCAAGATACTGcaggtcaaaaaataaaaatggctatGAAGCCGGCAAAAAAGATCATGAAGACTTTTTTACACCCCAACAGCATGACAAATCTAAAAAACCTAAAAaggacaagaaaaacaaaaaatctaagCAGCCACTCTACAGCAGCATTGTCACTGTAGAAGCTTCTAAACCAAATGGACAGAGGTATGATAGTGTCAATGAGAAGCTGTCAGACAGCCCAAGCATGGGCCGATACCGATCAGTTAATGGTGGGCCTGGCAGTCCTGACCTGGCCAGGCATTACAAATCTAGTTCCCCCTTGCCTACTGTCCAGCTTCACCCccagtcaccaactgcaggaaAAAAACACCAGGCCGTACAAGATCTACCACCAGCCAATACATTTGTGGGAGCAGGAGACAACATTTCAATTGGATCAGATCACTGCTCTGAGTACAGCTGTCAAACCAATAACAAATACAGCAAACAG
- the PCDH7 gene encoding protocadherin-7 isoform X3, translating to MLRMRTMGWARAWCLGCCLLLPLSLSLAAAKQLLRYRLAEEGPADVRIGNVASDLGIVTGSGEVTFSLESGSEYLKIDNLTGELSTSERRIDREKLPQCQMIFDENECFLDFEVSVIGPSQSWVDLFEGRVIVLDINDNTPTFPSPVLTLTVEENRPVGTLYLLPTATDRDFGRNGIERYELLQEPGGGGGGGGGEGRRAGPADSAPYPGGGGNGGSGSGPGGSKRRLDAPEAGGGTSPGGRSSVFELQVADTPDGEKQPQLIVKGALDREQRDSYELTLRVRDGGDPPRSSQAILRVLITDVNDNSPRFEKSVYEADLAENSAPGTPILQLRAADLDVGVNGQIEYVFGAATESVRRLLRLDETSGWLSVLHRIDREEVNQLRFTVMARDRGQPPKTDKATVVLNIKDENDNVPSIEIRKIGRIPLKDGVANVAEDVLVDTPIALVQVSDRDQGENGVVTCTVVGDVPFQLKPASDTEGDQNKKKYFLHTSAPLDYETTREFNVVIVAVDSGSPSLSSNNSLIVKVGDTNDNPPVFGQSVVEVYFPENNIPGERVATVLATDADSGKNAEIAYSLDSSVMGIFAIDPDSGDILVNTMLDREQTDRYEFKVNARDKGVPVLQGSTTVIVQVADKNDNDPKFMQDVFTFYVKENLQPNSPVGMVTVMDADKGRNAEMSLYIEENSNIFSIENDTGTIYSTMSFDREHQTTYTFRVKAVDGGDPPRSATATVSLFVMDENDNAPTVTLPRNISYTLLPPSSNVRTVVATVLATDSDDGINADLNYSIVGGNPFKLFEIDSTSGVVSLVGKLTQKHYGLHRLVVQVNDSGQPSQSTTTLVHVFVNESVSNATVIDSQIARSLHTPLTQDIAGDPSYEISKQRLSIVIGVVAGIMTVILIILIVVMARYCRSKNKNGYEAGKKDHEDFFTPQQHDKSKKPKKDKKNKKSKQPLYSSIVTVEASKPNGQRYDSVNEKLSDSPSMGRYRSVNGGPGSPDLARHYKSSSPLPTVQLHPQSPTAGKKHQAVQDLPPANTFVGAGDNISIGSDHCSEYSCQTNNKYSKQEWRSSIRLLKPEVHC from the coding sequence atGCTGAGGATGCGGACCATGGGATGGGCGCGCGCCTGGTGTCTGGGCTGCTGTCTCCTCTTGCCGCTCTCGCTCAGCCTAGCGGCCGCCAAGCAACTCCTCCGGTACCGACTGGCCGAGGAGGGCCCAGCAGACGTCCGCATCGGCAACGTCGCCTCGGACTTGGGCATCGTGACCGGCTCCGGTGAGGTGACTTTCAGCCTCGAGTCGGGCTCAGAGTACCTGAAGATCGACAATCTCACCGGCGAGCTGAGTACGAGCGAGCGGCGCATTGACCGCGAGAAACTGCCCCAGTGTCAGATGATCTTCGACGAAAACGAGTGCTTCTTGGACTTCGAGGTCTCGGTGATCGGGCCCTCGCAGAGCTGGGTGGACCTGTTCGAGGGTCGGGTCATCGTGCTCGACATCAACGACAACACGCCCACCTTCCCGTCACCCGTGCTCACGCTCACGGTGGAGGAGAACCGGCCGGTGGGCACTCTATACCTGCTGCCCACCGCCACCGACCGGGACTTCGGCCGCAACGGCATTGAGCGCTACGAGCTGCTACAGGAGcccgggggcggcggcggcggcggcggcggcgagggcCGGCGCGCCGGGCCTGCCGACAGCGCCCCCTACCCCGGGGGCGGCGGGAACGGCGGGAGCGGCAGCGGCCCCGGGGGCtctaagaggaggctggacgcgcCAGAAGCCGGCGGCGGGACCAGCCCGGGCGGACGCAGCAGCGTGTTCGAACTGCAGGTGGCCGACACCCCGGATGGCGAAAAGCAGCCGCAACTGATCGTGAAGGGGGCGCTGGACCGCGAACAGCGCGACTCCTACGAACTGACCCTGAGGGTGCGCGACGGTGGCGACCCGCCTCGCTCCTCTCAGGCCATCCTGCGGGTGCTCATCACCGACGTGAACGACAACAGCCCCCGCTTCGAGAAGAGCGTGTATGAGGCTGACCTGGCCGAGAACAGCGCCCCGGGGACCCCTATCCTGCAGCTGCGTGCCGCCGACCTGGACGTGGGGGTCAACGGGCAGATTGAATACGTGTTCGGGGCGGCTACCGAGTCCGTGCGGCGGCTGCTGCGCCTAGACGAGACGTCCGGCTGGCTCAGTGTCCTGCACCGTATAGACCGCGAGGAAGTGAATCAGCTGCGCTTCACGGTCATGGCCCGCGATCGCGGGCAGCCTCCCAAGACAGACAAAGCCACGGTGGTCCTTAATATCAAGGACGAGAACGATAATGTGCCGTCCATTGAAATCCGCAAGATCGGGCGTATCCCACTCAAGGACGGGGTGGCCAACGTGGCCGAGGACGTTCTGGTGGACACCCCCATCGCCCTGGTACAGGTGTCTGACCGAGACCAAGGCGAGAATGGAGTGGTCACCTGCACCGTGGTGGGCGACGTGCCCTTCCAGCTCAAGCCGGCCAGTGACACAGAGGGCGACCAGAACAAGAAAAAGTACTTCCTGCACACCTCGGCCCCTTTGGACTAtgagaccaccagggagttcaACGTGGTCATAGTAGCGGTGGACTCGGGCAGCCCCAGTCTCTCCAGCAACAACTCCCTGATTGTCAAGGTGGGAGACACCAATGACAACCCGCCTGTCTTTGGCCAGTCAGTGGTGGAGGTGTACTTTCCTGAGAACAACATCCCCGGAGAGAGGGTAGCCACGGTGCTGGCTACAGACGCGGACAGTGGGAAAAACGCTGAAATCGCCTACTCGCTGGACTCTTCCGTGATGGGGATCTTTGCCATCGATCCCGATTCTGGGGACATCCTCGTCAATACCATGCTGGACCGCGAGCAGACTGACAGGTACGAGTTTAAAGTTAACGCCAGAGACAAAGGCGTCCCCGTGCTACAGGGCAGCACCACAGTGATTGTTCAGGTGGCTGACAAGAATGACAATGACCCTAAGTTCATGCAGGACGTCTTTACTTTTTATGTGAAAGAAAATTTACAGCCCAACAGCCCCGTGGGAATGGTCACAGTGATGGATGCTGACAAGGGGCGCAATGCAGAGATGAGCCTATACATAGAGGAGAACAGTAACATTTTTTCCATTGAAAATGACACGGGGACTATTTACTCCACGATGTCTTTTGACAGAGAACATCAGACCACATACACTTTCAGAGTCAAAGCTGTGGATGGGGGAGATCCCCCCAGATCTGCAACAGCCACTGTCTCTCTCTTTGTGATGGATGAGAATGACAATGCTCCCACTGTCACCCTTCCCAGAAATATTTCCTACACTTTACTGCCACCTTCAAGTAACGTCAGGACAGTAGTAGCTACGGTGTTGGCAACAGACAGTGATGATGGCATCAATGCAGACCTTAACTACAGCATTGTGGGAGGGAATCCCTTCAAGCTGTTTGAGATTGATTCCACCAGTGGTGTGGTTTCCTTAGTGGGAAAACTCACCCAAAAGCATTATGGCTTGCACAGGTTGGTGGTGCAAGTGAATGACAGTGGGCAGCCTTCCCAGTCTACCACGACTCTGGTGCATGTGTTTGTCAATGAAAGTGTTTCTAATGCAACTGTGATTGACTCCCAGATAGCCAGAAGCTTGCACACCCCACTCACCCAGGATATAGCTGGTGACCCAAGCTATGAAATTAGCAAACAGAGACTCAGTATTGTCATTGGGGTGGTTGCTGGAATTATGACTGTGATTCTAATCATCTTAATTGTAGTGATGGCAAGATACTGcaggtcaaaaaataaaaatggctatGAAGCCGGCAAAAAAGATCATGAAGACTTTTTTACACCCCAACAGCATGACAAATCTAAAAAACCTAAAAaggacaagaaaaacaaaaaatctaagCAGCCACTCTACAGCAGCATTGTCACTGTAGAAGCTTCTAAACCAAATGGACAGAGGTATGATAGTGTCAATGAGAAGCTGTCAGACAGCCCAAGCATGGGCCGATACCGATCAGTTAATGGTGGGCCTGGCAGTCCTGACCTGGCCAGGCATTACAAATCTAGTTCCCCCTTGCCTACTGTCCAGCTTCACCCccagtcaccaactgcaggaaAAAAACACCAGGCCGTACAAGATCTACCACCAGCCAATACATTTGTGGGAGCAGGAGACAACATTTCAATTGGATCAGATCACTGCTCTGAGTACAGCTGTCAAACCAATAACAAATACAGCAAACAG